Proteins found in one Exiguobacterium sp. 9-2 genomic segment:
- a CDS encoding SDR family oxidoreductase: MREEQFEAMHQEARGQTQEQQPGVEYAMKPEPIYDDPDYVGSGKLTGKVALITGGDSGIGRAVAVAYAKEGANVAIVYLNEGKDAEKTKSLIEGYGVKALKIAKDVSQPENAQAIIDTVIAEFGQLNILVNNAGKQFPQDDFLAITPDQLKETFETNVFSMFYLIQAALPHLHKEDAIINTSSVTAYRGAPSLIDYSATKGAITTLTRSLASSLIEKGIRVNAVAPGPIWTPLIPATFSKEKVESHGEDTLMKRRGQPSENAPAYVYLASRDSSYITGQTIHINGGDYITS, encoded by the coding sequence ATGAGAGAAGAGCAGTTCGAAGCGATGCATCAAGAAGCACGAGGGCAGACGCAGGAACAACAACCCGGTGTCGAGTACGCCATGAAACCGGAACCGATCTACGATGATCCGGATTATGTCGGTTCAGGAAAACTGACGGGGAAGGTTGCACTGATCACAGGTGGAGACAGTGGAATCGGTCGAGCCGTTGCTGTCGCTTATGCGAAAGAAGGGGCAAATGTCGCAATCGTATACTTAAATGAGGGAAAAGACGCAGAAAAGACGAAATCGTTGATTGAAGGCTACGGGGTCAAAGCCTTAAAAATTGCTAAAGATGTCAGTCAACCGGAAAATGCGCAAGCGATCATCGATACCGTCATTGCAGAATTTGGTCAATTGAACATTCTCGTTAACAATGCCGGAAAACAATTCCCGCAAGATGATTTCCTTGCGATCACACCAGATCAATTGAAGGAAACGTTCGAAACGAATGTTTTTTCGATGTTCTACTTGATTCAGGCTGCGCTTCCACATTTGCATAAAGAAGATGCAATCATCAATACCTCATCGGTGACAGCGTATCGCGGAGCACCGTCGCTGATCGACTACTCGGCGACGAAAGGCGCTATTACGACATTGACACGCTCGCTTGCTTCAAGCTTGATTGAGAAAGGAATCCGCGTTAATGCTGTCGCACCGGGACCGATTTGGACGCCTCTCATTCCAGCGACGTTCTCGAAGGAGAAAGTCGAGTCGCATGGGGAAGACACATTAATGAAGCGTCGGGGACAACCGTCAGAAAATGCACCGGCTTATGTCTATTTGGCTTCTCGTGATTCGAGTTACATCACGGGTCAGACGATTCATATCAACGGCGGCGATTACATCACGTCTTAA
- a CDS encoding DoxX family membrane protein, protein MKALHIIGISLVTIIRLWLGIQWFIAGIGKYINGFDAKPFLEGALTKAIGEDALVSSWYATWIEQLALPNVGLINVLIPFAELVVGILLILSLLTVPALVVGSIMNLNYLLAGTIALNPLFLAASIVLLAAGRFAYQIGIDHWIIHWYRSSQQPHPLDRIPV, encoded by the coding sequence GTGAAAGCATTACACATCATCGGCATCAGTTTAGTGACGATCATCCGGCTCTGGCTCGGAATTCAGTGGTTCATCGCCGGGATCGGCAAGTACATCAATGGCTTTGATGCAAAACCGTTTCTTGAAGGGGCGCTAACGAAAGCGATAGGCGAAGACGCACTCGTCAGTTCGTGGTACGCGACGTGGATCGAGCAACTCGCCTTACCAAACGTCGGGCTGATCAACGTCTTGATTCCGTTCGCAGAACTCGTCGTCGGGATCTTGTTGATTCTCAGTCTATTGACGGTTCCTGCACTGGTCGTCGGGAGCATCATGAATCTCAATTACTTACTTGCTGGAACGATTGCGTTAAACCCGTTGTTCTTAGCTGCCTCAATCGTCTTACTTGCTGCAGGACGCTTTGCGTATCAAATCGGTATTGATCATTGGATCATACACTGGTATCGTTCGTCGCAACAACCACATCCCCTCGACCGGATTCCGGTCTAA
- a CDS encoding ATP-binding cassette domain-containing protein, translating into MLEVHGLQKKYGKKPVLQGVSFSVPMDQLTCLIGLNGEGKSTILKAIAGLVPVNAGTILVDGEINRNKIAFVPDIQTMPGYMTVGDALTYMADYYSDWNQETANELMRIFQLLSTDKITDLSKGNQAKVSLILGFALDRPYLLLDEPFAGIDLFTKEQIAGLFSSHFMEGRGILMTTHEIQEIEHLIDRVVFLQDGRIIDEHETEEMRELYGKSVQDRMREVYQR; encoded by the coding sequence ATGCTTGAAGTTCATGGCTTACAAAAGAAGTACGGAAAAAAACCAGTCCTTCAAGGCGTTTCGTTCTCCGTTCCGATGGATCAATTGACATGTCTGATCGGTTTGAACGGTGAGGGGAAATCGACGATCCTGAAAGCAATCGCAGGACTTGTTCCAGTCAACGCAGGAACGATTCTCGTCGATGGCGAGATCAACCGAAATAAGATCGCCTTCGTTCCAGATATTCAGACGATGCCCGGCTACATGACGGTCGGTGACGCGCTGACGTATATGGCGGATTATTATTCTGATTGGAATCAAGAGACTGCGAATGAATTGATGCGAATTTTCCAGCTACTTTCAACAGATAAGATTACCGACTTATCAAAAGGAAACCAGGCGAAGGTCAGCTTAATTCTCGGATTTGCTCTCGATCGTCCGTACTTATTACTCGACGAACCGTTCGCAGGAATTGATTTGTTTACGAAAGAACAGATTGCAGGATTATTCTCAAGCCACTTCATGGAAGGGCGCGGTATCCTGATGACGACACACGAAATTCAGGAAATCGAGCATTTGATCGACCGGGTCGTCTTCTTACAGGACGGTCGAATCATCGATGAACATGAGACAGAAGAGATGCGAGAACTGTACGGGAAGTCGGTTCAGGACCGGATGCGGGAGGTCTATCAGCGATGA
- a CDS encoding peptidoglycan DD-metalloendopeptidase family protein produces the protein MHGFWKGVSATAIAVASFASFAIPRADAATTFYKVKVMEDGLRARTGPSTSYGTVTSFEKGDTYKYLGRTGNWTKILYGSKKVYVSSTYVKKYSVTRIYKIKVNVDNLRVRSSSSTSSTVVGSVDKGETFRYLGRTGDWIKFLYGGDKRFVHADYVSKYAVLTLTNSSGASKASTSTSKNFATPTSGPITQGYGPSSGAYGYTFHNGIDYGAAKGTPVYATASGKVITSQLKGAYGNYVMVSHTINGSPFISLYAHMNSRSVSVGQTVTQGQKIGTVGETGNAFGTHLHFELHKGSYVYSATSAGSSVNPLDYL, from the coding sequence ATGCATGGTTTTTGGAAAGGTGTTTCAGCGACAGCCATCGCTGTGGCAAGTTTTGCTTCGTTTGCCATACCACGTGCGGATGCAGCAACGACGTTCTATAAGGTGAAAGTCATGGAGGACGGTTTGCGTGCTCGAACGGGTCCTTCGACATCATACGGTACGGTCACGAGCTTTGAAAAAGGTGATACATATAAGTATCTCGGACGGACAGGCAACTGGACGAAAATTCTGTACGGTTCAAAAAAAGTCTATGTTTCTTCTACATATGTTAAAAAATATTCTGTAACACGTATCTATAAGATTAAAGTCAATGTCGACAACCTTCGTGTTCGTAGCAGCAGTTCAACGAGCAGTACAGTCGTCGGAAGTGTCGATAAGGGCGAAACGTTCCGCTACCTCGGTCGTACAGGCGATTGGATCAAGTTCTTATACGGTGGAGATAAACGATTCGTCCATGCGGACTATGTCTCGAAATACGCTGTTTTGACACTGACGAATAGCAGTGGCGCATCAAAAGCGTCAACGTCGACATCAAAGAACTTCGCGACGCCAACGAGCGGTCCGATCACGCAAGGTTATGGACCTTCTAGTGGTGCTTATGGTTACACATTCCATAACGGGATCGATTATGGTGCAGCAAAAGGTACACCAGTCTATGCGACAGCAAGTGGTAAAGTCATTACGTCTCAGCTCAAAGGCGCGTACGGCAACTATGTCATGGTTTCACATACGATCAACGGATCGCCGTTCATCAGTCTGTATGCACATATGAATAGCCGCTCGGTCTCGGTCGGTCAAACCGTCACGCAAGGTCAAAAGATCGGAACAGTTGGCGAGACAGGTAACGCTTTCGGAACACATTTACATTTTGAACTCCATAAAGGATCGTACGTCTACAGCGCAACTTCTGCTGGTAGCAGTGTCAATCCACTCGATTATCTGTAA
- a CDS encoding OsmC family protein, translating into MQATVTWNKQMGFSGQTESGHHLAMDAAPENGGENQAPRPTELLLHAVAGCTGIDIVSILEKMRLTITHFEMDIEGERAEDHPRRFTSISIHYRLEGDLPEDKVRRAISLSKDKYCSVSQSLNAEISVYYSINGVRSEDPL; encoded by the coding sequence ATGCAAGCGACAGTGACATGGAACAAACAGATGGGGTTTAGTGGACAGACGGAATCAGGGCATCATCTTGCGATGGATGCAGCACCGGAGAACGGTGGCGAAAATCAAGCACCACGACCGACTGAACTGCTGCTACATGCCGTTGCCGGCTGTACTGGAATCGACATCGTCTCGATTTTAGAGAAGATGCGCTTGACGATTACTCATTTCGAAATGGATATCGAAGGGGAACGGGCAGAGGATCATCCGCGGCGCTTTACGTCGATCTCGATTCATTACCGGCTTGAAGGTGATCTCCCGGAAGATAAGGTCCGTCGCGCCATCTCGTTATCAAAAGATAAATATTGTTCGGTCTCGCAATCCTTGAACGCTGAGATTTCCGTCTATTATTCCATCAATGGTGTCCGGAGCGAGGATCCTTTGTGA
- a CDS encoding NUDIX hydrolase: MDLTFAVNQKKLNIRAVALLIQDEHLLIHRQGEDDFWSLPGGRVQFGESGAKAIERELLEELGQSIEPPVFRFLHENFFNYADHQFHELGMFYEVTCREPLPLSTEDFYGPEGEELTYRFVPFDKLDQYTLYPSGLSKMLQTNVFPTLLTNDI; encoded by the coding sequence ATGGATTTGACGTTTGCAGTAAATCAAAAAAAGCTTAACATTCGCGCAGTGGCGCTGTTGATTCAAGATGAACATCTCTTGATTCATCGGCAAGGAGAAGATGATTTTTGGTCATTACCGGGAGGACGGGTACAATTTGGTGAAAGTGGTGCCAAAGCGATTGAACGTGAATTATTAGAAGAATTAGGACAGTCAATCGAGCCACCGGTCTTCCGTTTCCTGCATGAAAATTTCTTTAATTACGCAGACCATCAGTTTCATGAACTGGGGATGTTTTATGAAGTGACATGTCGAGAACCACTACCACTTTCAACGGAAGACTTTTACGGTCCCGAAGGTGAAGAATTGACGTACCGGTTCGTTCCATTCGATAAACTGGATCAATATACATTGTATCCAAGCGGATTATCAAAAATGCTTCAAACCAATGTTTTTCCAACGCTATTGACGAATGACATCTGA
- a CDS encoding MFS transporter, with the protein MSPTTRLSRRDWLLIATLSLLTFVLGTSEFVIVGILAEISSALNITIATAGTLVSAFAISFAIGTPIVMSLTGHLERRRLILRLLLAWVLLNLASSFAPSYEVLLATRILTAILTGVLISLAMVVASDGVPVAKRGVAVSFIFGGFTLANVLGVPIGTFIGQHAGFAATFWLTTVMGMIAFLAVWKIVPVQQSTGSGSIKEQLGLLANPRILIAFFIPSFGFGATYVVYTYLVPILQTELGIAKTWISPILLAYGVVSIFSNILAGKIASKNPMGRLRFVFVVQAIVLAALYFTTVSLSLGLFNIALMSLMSILLTTSTQIYLIDLAEKFNPEAKGLAASLMPVASNVGIAFGSALGGIVYANGPMMNTALVGGLVALVAALLTAISHRLDQRS; encoded by the coding sequence ATGTCACCTACTACTCGTTTAAGTCGACGCGATTGGCTGTTGATCGCCACGTTGTCGCTCCTGACGTTCGTTCTCGGAACAAGCGAATTCGTCATCGTCGGGATCCTCGCTGAAATCTCCTCAGCTCTTAATATCACGATCGCAACAGCCGGTACGCTCGTCTCGGCATTTGCCATCTCCTTTGCGATTGGTACACCGATTGTAATGTCGCTGACCGGTCACCTGGAACGGCGTCGCCTGATCCTACGTCTGTTACTCGCTTGGGTCTTACTGAACCTTGCCAGTAGTTTTGCTCCAAGTTACGAAGTATTGCTCGCAACCCGCATCCTGACTGCCATCCTGACCGGTGTCTTGATCTCGCTCGCAATGGTCGTCGCAAGCGATGGCGTACCTGTCGCGAAGCGCGGTGTCGCCGTTTCGTTCATTTTTGGTGGTTTTACACTCGCGAACGTCCTCGGTGTTCCGATCGGTACGTTCATCGGTCAACACGCTGGCTTCGCAGCCACGTTCTGGCTGACGACAGTCATGGGAATGATTGCGTTCCTCGCTGTGTGGAAGATCGTTCCCGTCCAGCAATCGACGGGCTCCGGTTCAATCAAGGAGCAGCTTGGATTGCTCGCTAATCCACGGATCCTGATTGCCTTCTTCATTCCGTCGTTCGGCTTCGGAGCAACTTACGTCGTCTACACGTACCTCGTGCCGATCCTGCAAACGGAACTCGGCATCGCGAAGACATGGATTAGTCCGATCCTGCTCGCTTACGGTGTCGTCTCGATCTTCAGTAACATCCTTGCCGGCAAGATTGCAAGTAAAAATCCGATGGGTCGCTTACGGTTCGTCTTCGTCGTGCAAGCAATCGTCCTTGCTGCATTATACTTCACGACAGTATCCCTTTCACTTGGTCTGTTTAACATCGCCTTGATGTCATTGATGTCGATTTTATTGACGACTTCGACACAAATCTACTTGATTGACCTCGCCGAAAAGTTCAATCCGGAAGCAAAAGGACTCGCCGCTTCCTTGATGCCGGTTGCAAGTAATGTCGGGATTGCCTTCGGTTCGGCACTCGGTGGCATCGTTTATGCGAACGGTCCGATGATGAACACGGCACTGGTCGGTGGGCTTGTTGCGCTTGTCGCTGCTTTATTAACTGCAATCAGTCATCGTCTCGATCAGCGGTCATGA
- a CDS encoding peptidoglycan DD-metalloendopeptidase family protein, protein MKRTITTLAMSALVVSGFAATGTGKVDAATKSTYKVKIKADGLRVRTGPSLKYRIVDGVNSGQTFKYLGHRGNWTKILHKGHKRYVYSGYVKKYRVSGHTAKKASFSTSSNGFSRPTSGPVTQGYGKTSGIFGYTFHNGVDFGAPIGTPVHAAAAGKVVTSSYQGAYGNHVMVKHKVHGISYTTVYAHLSKRSVFVGQTIPKGATIGAVGSTGNSTGAHLHFEIHRGNYVYSGTSAANSVNPLAFL, encoded by the coding sequence ATGAAAAGAACAATCACGACACTTGCAATGAGCGCGCTCGTTGTTTCAGGTTTTGCAGCTACGGGTACAGGTAAGGTTGACGCAGCTACGAAATCTACGTACAAAGTAAAAATCAAAGCAGACGGACTCCGCGTTCGCACTGGCCCATCTCTTAAATACCGGATCGTCGACGGCGTCAATTCGGGACAGACTTTCAAATACTTGGGTCATCGCGGAAACTGGACAAAAATTCTTCATAAAGGACATAAGCGTTACGTCTACTCAGGTTATGTGAAAAAATATCGCGTTTCTGGTCATACAGCGAAGAAAGCCTCATTCTCGACTTCATCAAATGGCTTCTCGCGTCCGACAAGCGGTCCAGTAACACAAGGTTATGGAAAAACTAGCGGCATCTTCGGCTACACGTTCCATAACGGCGTCGACTTTGGTGCACCAATCGGAACGCCCGTTCATGCAGCAGCGGCAGGTAAAGTTGTCACATCGTCTTACCAAGGAGCATATGGAAACCATGTCATGGTCAAACATAAAGTGCACGGTATTTCGTACACAACGGTATACGCTCACTTAAGCAAACGCTCTGTCTTCGTCGGTCAAACGATCCCGAAAGGCGCAACGATCGGTGCAGTCGGCAGTACAGGAAACTCGACAGGTGCTCATCTTCACTTCGAAATCCATCGCGGTAACTATGTCTATAGCGGTACTTCTGCAGCAAACAGCGTCAATCCACTCGCCTTTTTATAA
- a CDS encoding glycerol dehydrogenase produces the protein MSERVFISPSKYVQGKDVIDRLGTYVSPFGEKALVIADDVVWKIVKERVEQSLSGENVSIEKADFSGEASRHEVKRIAEQAKAADVRFVMGVGGGKTLDTAKAVSDELNVSVVIVPTLASTDAPTSALSVIYSDEGIFESYRFYKKNPDLVLVDTKLIAQAPARFFASGIADALATWVEVRSVVAFGGQTMAGGRPTIAAQAIAKRCEEVLFEHGRLAYESVQAQVVTPALEAVVEANTLLSGLGFESGGLAAAHAIHNGFTALDGEIHHLTHGEKVAFGTLVQLALEEHPQEEIERYIALYTDLGLPVTLEDVKLKDASREDIVKVGEAATAEGETIHSGFNVTADEVADAIIAADRYSKAYQAKRKQ, from the coding sequence ATGTCAGAACGTGTCTTCATTAGTCCCTCGAAGTATGTCCAAGGAAAGGATGTCATTGACCGGCTCGGTACATATGTGAGCCCGTTCGGTGAAAAAGCGCTCGTCATCGCGGACGATGTCGTCTGGAAAATCGTAAAGGAACGTGTCGAGCAGTCGCTGTCCGGAGAAAACGTCAGCATCGAGAAGGCAGACTTTAGTGGTGAAGCCTCACGGCATGAAGTAAAACGAATCGCTGAGCAAGCAAAAGCAGCGGATGTTCGTTTCGTCATGGGAGTTGGGGGTGGAAAGACGCTCGACACAGCAAAAGCCGTCTCGGATGAGCTGAACGTGTCCGTCGTCATCGTACCGACCCTTGCTTCGACCGATGCACCGACGAGTGCTCTGTCCGTCATCTATTCCGACGAAGGGATTTTCGAAAGCTATCGTTTCTATAAGAAGAATCCCGATCTTGTTCTCGTCGATACGAAACTGATTGCCCAAGCGCCAGCACGTTTCTTCGCGTCCGGAATTGCCGATGCACTCGCGACGTGGGTCGAAGTTCGAAGTGTCGTCGCCTTTGGTGGACAGACGATGGCGGGAGGACGACCGACAATTGCGGCACAAGCGATTGCCAAACGTTGTGAGGAAGTCTTGTTCGAGCACGGGCGTCTGGCGTACGAATCCGTTCAGGCACAAGTCGTAACACCAGCACTCGAAGCCGTCGTCGAAGCGAATACCCTCTTAAGTGGGCTCGGCTTTGAAAGTGGGGGACTAGCAGCGGCGCATGCGATTCATAATGGCTTTACGGCACTTGACGGTGAGATTCACCACCTGACGCATGGAGAAAAGGTCGCCTTTGGTACACTCGTCCAGTTGGCGCTCGAAGAACATCCACAAGAAGAAATCGAGCGCTATATCGCGCTTTACACGGATCTTGGTTTACCGGTGACACTCGAGGACGTCAAGCTAAAGGATGCGTCACGTGAAGATATCGTCAAAGTCGGAGAGGCAGCAACTGCTGAAGGTGAGACGATCCACAGCGGATTCAACGTTACGGCGGACGAAGTCGCGGATGCGATCATCGCAGCCGATCGCTATTCAAAAGCGTATCAAGCAAAACGAAAACAATAA
- the brnQ gene encoding branched-chain amino acid transport system II carrier protein encodes MSKTVPTSFIIVIGMMLFALFFGAGNLIFPPMLGQLAGEHVWVANAGFLVTGVGLPLLAILAFAFSGERDLQAMASRVHPAFGIGFSVILYLAIGPFFAIPRAGTVSYEIGIKPFFSESTSHLPLLIFTILFYTIACLLSLNPTKIVDVVGKVLTPIKITFIGLLIIVAVLHPIGSFQNPLKTYRTNAFFNGFQEGYMTLDALGAFVFGIIIIAAIKEKGVTSKRQLLLICTKASLIAAALLAITYTALAFMGASSVSEIGQLANGAEILSAVSDHYFGEYGAILLGLMITVACMTTSVGLITACAAFFSALVPKISYVKWTIGLSVFSALVANIGLNQLLAVSKPVLMTLYPLAICLIFLTFLHPLFKGKPAVYQGALWMTFLVSLFDGLKTAKINVSAVTKVFDAVLPFASVSLGWVVPAIIGGMIGAIVGKKKAETRSSSRVA; translated from the coding sequence ATGTCTAAAACTGTTCCAACATCATTTATCATCGTCATCGGCATGATGCTCTTCGCCTTGTTCTTTGGGGCAGGAAATCTCATCTTTCCGCCGATGCTCGGACAGCTCGCAGGGGAGCATGTCTGGGTTGCCAATGCCGGATTCCTTGTCACTGGTGTCGGTCTACCATTGCTTGCGATTCTCGCATTCGCGTTTTCAGGGGAACGCGATCTACAAGCGATGGCGTCACGTGTTCATCCTGCTTTCGGAATCGGGTTCTCGGTCATCTTGTATCTCGCGATTGGACCATTCTTCGCAATTCCACGTGCCGGAACGGTCTCGTATGAGATCGGAATCAAGCCGTTCTTCAGTGAATCGACGAGCCATTTGCCGTTACTGATCTTTACGATTTTGTTTTACACAATTGCTTGTCTATTGTCCTTAAACCCAACAAAGATCGTCGATGTCGTCGGGAAAGTACTGACACCGATTAAAATCACGTTCATTGGTCTCTTGATCATCGTTGCCGTCCTGCATCCAATCGGAAGTTTTCAGAATCCTTTGAAGACATATCGAACAAATGCTTTCTTTAATGGTTTCCAAGAAGGATATATGACACTCGATGCGCTTGGTGCCTTTGTCTTCGGTATCATCATTATCGCAGCGATCAAGGAAAAAGGTGTCACTTCGAAGCGGCAGTTGCTGCTGATTTGTACGAAAGCCTCGTTGATTGCCGCAGCCTTGCTTGCAATCACATACACGGCGCTTGCCTTCATGGGCGCGTCAAGTGTCTCTGAGATCGGACAGCTCGCGAACGGCGCAGAGATTTTGTCTGCTGTGTCGGATCATTACTTCGGTGAGTATGGGGCGATTTTGCTTGGTCTGATGATCACAGTCGCTTGTATGACGACGAGTGTTGGTTTGATCACGGCGTGTGCCGCGTTTTTCTCGGCACTCGTCCCAAAAATCTCATACGTCAAATGGACGATTGGTCTATCGGTCTTCAGCGCACTCGTTGCGAACATCGGTCTGAATCAATTACTCGCTGTCTCTAAACCAGTCTTGATGACGCTTTATCCACTCGCGATCTGTCTGATCTTCTTAACGTTCTTGCATCCACTCTTTAAAGGGAAGCCAGCCGTGTATCAAGGGGCGCTATGGATGACGTTCCTCGTCAGCTTGTTTGATGGATTGAAGACAGCAAAAATCAATGTCTCAGCCGTCACGAAAGTGTTTGATGCGGTATTACCGTTTGCTTCTGTCAGTCTCGGTTGGGTCGTTCCAGCTATCATCGGTGGGATGATCGGAGCGATCGTCGGTAAGAAAAAAGCGGAGACACGATCGTCGTCACGTGTGGCTTAA
- a CDS encoding thiamine phosphate synthase yields MMRLHLISTGSINPRDGVETFQSLQPYTDQLHLREPNLSATELLDLIDALLAKGYSSDQLTVHDRVDVAHVAGIGVQLTRRSLRVCDVRRHFPNLIIGKSVHSLAEALAAEAEGADRLLYGHIYPTASKPNVPPRGIDALKQVVTFTTKPVIAIGGITPDRIPEIAATGASGIAVLSGILGQADPHAAIQRYQGVRV; encoded by the coding sequence ATGATGCGTCTACATCTGATTTCGACGGGATCCATCAATCCACGCGATGGAGTGGAAACCTTTCAATCGCTTCAACCATATACGGATCAGCTTCATCTTCGAGAACCAAATTTGTCGGCAACAGAATTGTTAGATCTGATTGACGCGCTCCTTGCAAAAGGGTATTCGTCTGATCAATTAACCGTTCACGACCGGGTCGACGTCGCCCATGTCGCTGGCATCGGTGTGCAATTGACGCGACGTTCCTTACGTGTCTGCGATGTTCGGCGACACTTTCCGAATCTCATCATCGGGAAATCCGTCCACTCTCTGGCAGAAGCACTTGCAGCGGAAGCGGAAGGAGCCGACCGACTGCTGTACGGTCATATTTATCCGACAGCGTCGAAACCAAACGTGCCACCGCGAGGGATCGATGCCTTGAAGCAAGTTGTCACTTTCACGACGAAACCAGTCATCGCAATCGGCGGGATCACTCCTGATCGCATTCCTGAGATCGCAGCGACCGGTGCAAGCGGAATCGCCGTCTTATCCGGTATTCTCGGTCAAGCGGACCCGCATGCTGCCATTCAGCGTTATCAGGGGGTACGGGTATGA
- a CDS encoding GntR family transcriptional regulator: MQFDQRSPVYLQVVRWFKQRIATEELQSGQEIPSRREIAAQLGINPNTAQKAYKEMEEQQLITTERNVPSKITRDPQVVQKVRTEMLEEAVSEFIDAVKAIQIPLDEVVSKVETVYQETERRKIDA; this comes from the coding sequence ATGCAGTTCGACCAAAGAAGCCCGGTGTACCTGCAGGTCGTCCGTTGGTTCAAACAACGAATCGCGACCGAGGAATTGCAAAGCGGGCAAGAAATCCCGTCCCGCCGCGAAATTGCCGCACAGCTCGGAATCAATCCGAATACCGCACAAAAAGCATATAAAGAGATGGAGGAGCAGCAATTGATTACGACAGAACGGAATGTCCCGAGTAAGATTACACGCGATCCACAAGTCGTCCAAAAAGTACGGACCGAGATGCTTGAAGAAGCAGTCTCTGAATTCATCGATGCCGTCAAGGCGATTCAAATTCCACTTGATGAGGTCGTCTCGAAAGTTGAGACCGTCTATCAGGAAACGGAACGGAGGAAGATCGATGCTTGA
- the nagZ gene encoding beta-N-acetylhexosaminidase produces MKKVALIGCLLLAGCAQETTEPTKPSQPAKKQPTEAKKSKPEPTKEEQQQARLKQQLEAMSTSEKIDQLLYIGVAGTELSAADRKLLQTHAIGGVLLLGGNITSEDQLLTFTRAIQETNQKPYVFVGVDEEGGRVSRVPDQRLRLPTSQRMAQGADAAKMEDVGRTLGHLSRFYGFNMDFAPVLDVNSNPNNPIIGDRALSADPKTVATLGTALMHGMQETGTIPVVKHFPGHGNTSVDSHVGLPRVTASKEELKRTELLPFQEAIQEGAEMVMVAHILYPAYDDQNPSSLSKPILTDLLRQQLGFKGVIITDDLVMGAITKRYGLAEAARQALVNGADMAMFSEAGAYPKVHTEVMQAVKEKTLSSEMLDAKVMRILKLKQIYADSQKQQRPTKSELVQQVEALN; encoded by the coding sequence GTGAAGAAAGTAGCACTGATCGGTTGCCTGTTGCTTGCAGGGTGTGCGCAGGAGACGACGGAACCAACGAAACCATCACAACCAGCAAAGAAGCAACCGACGGAGGCGAAGAAATCAAAGCCTGAGCCGACAAAGGAAGAGCAGCAACAAGCACGATTAAAGCAGCAACTTGAAGCGATGTCGACGTCAGAAAAGATCGATCAATTGCTCTATATCGGAGTTGCCGGAACGGAACTTTCAGCAGCTGACCGGAAATTGTTGCAGACGCATGCGATCGGTGGGGTCTTACTGCTTGGTGGGAATATTACGTCAGAAGATCAACTCTTGACGTTCACGCGTGCCATTCAAGAAACGAACCAAAAACCGTATGTTTTCGTCGGGGTTGATGAAGAGGGCGGACGGGTCAGCCGGGTACCGGATCAACGATTACGTCTCCCGACGAGTCAACGGATGGCGCAAGGTGCAGATGCTGCAAAAATGGAAGATGTCGGACGTACGCTCGGTCACCTGTCACGATTTTATGGGTTCAACATGGACTTCGCACCGGTCCTTGACGTCAATAGCAATCCGAACAATCCAATCATCGGCGACCGTGCGTTAAGTGCTGATCCGAAGACCGTCGCGACTCTCGGTACGGCCCTGATGCATGGGATGCAAGAGACGGGAACGATTCCGGTCGTCAAACATTTTCCCGGTCACGGCAATACGAGTGTCGATTCCCATGTCGGTTTGCCGAGAGTGACAGCATCAAAGGAAGAACTGAAGCGAACGGAACTGTTACCGTTCCAAGAAGCGATTCAAGAGGGCGCCGAGATGGTGATGGTCGCCCATATTCTCTATCCCGCGTATGACGATCAAAATCCATCTTCGCTCTCGAAGCCGATCTTGACTGACCTCTTGCGTCAACAACTCGGATTCAAGGGTGTCATCATCACGGATGACCTTGTCATGGGGGCGATCACGAAACGATATGGTCTTGCGGAAGCGGCACGTCAGGCACTTGTCAATGGAGCTGATATGGCGATGTTTTCGGAAGCAGGTGCCTATCCGAAGGTCCACACCGAAGTGATGCAAGCGGTTAAAGAAAAAACGTTGTCGTCAGAGATGCTCGATGCTAAAGTGATGCGGATCTTAAAGCTGAAGCAGATCTATGCCGACAGCCAGAAGCAACAGCGACCGACGAAATCGGAGCTTGTTCAGCAAGTGGAAGCGCTCAACTAG